In one window of Nocardia brasiliensis DNA:
- a CDS encoding NfeD family protein produces MAAIVWLVAGILLAAAEMLVGDLTLLMLGVAALGTAGVSSVADTSLVVDAIVFGVMTLVLFLGVRPVLRRRFGNPPPIPTNVDALQGKSAVVLEQVGAHAGQVKLAGEVWTARPMDESEVYEPGTKVFVMRIDGATAVVWKGP; encoded by the coding sequence GTGGCCGCAATAGTTTGGCTGGTCGCGGGGATCCTGCTCGCGGCAGCGGAGATGCTCGTCGGGGACCTGACCTTGCTCATGCTCGGCGTCGCCGCGCTCGGCACCGCGGGTGTGAGTTCGGTCGCGGACACCTCGCTGGTGGTGGACGCGATCGTGTTCGGCGTGATGACGCTGGTGTTGTTCCTCGGGGTGCGGCCGGTGCTGCGTCGCCGCTTCGGCAACCCGCCGCCGATTCCGACGAATGTCGATGCCCTGCAAGGTAAGTCGGCGGTGGTGCTGGAGCAGGTCGGTGCGCACGCCGGTCAGGTGAAGCTGGCCGGGGAGGTATGGACGGCGCGTCCGATGGACGAGTCCGAGGTGTATGAACCGGGCACGAAGGTGTTCGTCATGAGGATCGACGGCGCGACCGCCGTCGTCTGGAAGGGGCCGTGA
- a CDS encoding DUF3097 domain-containing protein has translation MSGHDRYGGDIFSGHSRAKKRAVPQVTAERDLVVEDAASGFCGAVVGFDRSYDGEFVKLEDARGAVRLFALREAAFLIDGKPVTLVRPRAAAPKQQTRSASGSTKVTGLRARVARTSRIWVEGVHDAALVERVWGHDLRVEGVVVEHLEGLDNLAERLVEFEPGPGRRVGVLVDHLVTGSKETQLTTGLGPHVLVTGHPFIDVWQAVRPATVGIDAWPQVPRGEDWKTGICTRLGWGTPQDGWRRVYGAVESFRDLEAPLIGAVERLIDFVTEPA, from the coding sequence ATGAGCGGGCATGACAGGTACGGCGGCGACATCTTCTCCGGGCACTCCCGGGCGAAAAAGCGGGCGGTACCGCAGGTCACCGCCGAGCGCGACCTCGTCGTCGAGGACGCCGCCAGCGGATTCTGCGGCGCCGTGGTGGGTTTCGACCGCAGCTACGACGGCGAGTTCGTGAAGCTGGAGGACGCGCGCGGCGCGGTGCGGTTGTTCGCGCTGCGCGAGGCCGCGTTCCTGATCGACGGCAAGCCGGTCACGCTGGTCCGGCCCCGAGCAGCGGCCCCGAAGCAACAGACCCGCTCGGCCTCCGGCTCGACCAAGGTGACAGGCCTGCGCGCCCGGGTTGCCAGGACCAGCCGCATCTGGGTCGAGGGCGTGCACGACGCCGCGCTGGTCGAGCGGGTCTGGGGCCACGATCTGCGGGTCGAGGGCGTGGTCGTCGAGCATCTGGAGGGGCTGGACAACCTGGCCGAGCGGCTGGTGGAGTTCGAGCCCGGTCCGGGCAGACGGGTCGGCGTGCTGGTCGACCACCTGGTCACCGGCTCGAAGGAAACCCAGCTCACCACCGGGCTCGGCCCGCACGTGCTGGTCACCGGTCATCCGTTCATCGACGTGTGGCAGGCGGTGCGGCCCGCCACGGTCGGCATCGACGCGTGGCCGCAAGTACCGCGCGGCGAGGACTGGAAGACCGGCATCTGCACCCGGCTCGGCTGGGGCACCCCACAGGACGGGTGGCGGCGGGTCTACGGCGCGGTCGAGTCCTTCCGGGATCTCGAGGCGCCGCTGATCGGGGCGGTGGAACGACTCATCGACTTCGTCACCGAACCGGCATGA
- a CDS encoding S1 family peptidase translates to MRATAILAAAVTAAAIGLGPPATPRAQAVVGGQPADASAYPWLVAIGTPLLPPRPSGQFCAGALIAPDRVVTAAHCAVFTGGTAAALRVTFDRSDLRTDAGISVGVTEVRVHPDFGVTVFDTDLAYHHDLAILTLDHPMRRPTVRIAPANGASGTVLGWGATTADDWTNPLLHAATVPLDADCSAYHEAFDPREALCAGSTDADTAQFDSGGPLLVDGELVGLTSWGKGAGEPGYPGVYTRVSSTLF, encoded by the coding sequence ATGCGTGCTACGGCGATACTCGCGGCCGCCGTCACCGCGGCGGCGATCGGCCTCGGCCCGCCCGCGACGCCGCGGGCGCAGGCGGTGGTCGGCGGGCAACCGGCCGACGCGTCCGCGTATCCGTGGCTGGTCGCCATCGGCACCCCGCTGCTCCCGCCGCGCCCGAGCGGGCAGTTCTGCGCGGGCGCGCTGATCGCGCCCGACCGGGTGGTCACCGCGGCCCACTGCGCGGTGTTCACCGGCGGGACAGCCGCCGCGCTGCGTGTCACCTTCGACCGCTCCGACCTGCGCACCGACGCGGGCATCTCGGTCGGTGTCACCGAGGTCAGGGTGCATCCCGACTTCGGGGTCACCGTGTTCGACACCGACCTCGCCTATCACCATGATCTGGCGATCCTCACCCTCGACCATCCGATGCGACGCCCCACGGTGCGGATCGCCCCGGCCAACGGCGCCTCCGGCACCGTCCTCGGCTGGGGCGCCACCACGGCCGACGACTGGACGAACCCGCTGCTGCACGCCGCCACCGTCCCGCTCGACGCCGACTGCTCGGCCTACCACGAGGCCTTCGATCCCCGAGAAGCCTTGTGCGCCGGTTCGACCGACGCCGATACCGCCCAATTCGACAGTGGCGGGCCACTTCTCGTCGACGGCGAACTAGTCGGGCTCACCTCGTGGGGCAAGGGCGCCGGCGAACCCGGTTACCCCGGCGTCTACACGCGCGTGTCGTCCACCCTGTTCTGA
- a CDS encoding ferrochelatase codes for MARAADALLLLSFGGPERPEDVLPFLENVTRGRGVPRARLDEVAQHYLHFGGVSPINALNRDIIAAVERELAAAGIDLPVYFGNRNWTPMVADTVARMAADGVRSALVFPTSAWGGYSGCLQYHEDIARARTAFGDGAPELVKLRQYFDHPLLIAAFADAVAAARQELPAERRAAARLVFTAHSIPIAADAAAGPAADGGHLYSRQVAEAARLVAAATGFTDYDVVWQSRSGPPQVPWLDPDIVDHLDELGAKRVEAVIVCPVGFVSDHLEVIWDLDNEAAQKAAELGMAFARARTPGTDPRFARLVVELLSEHLADAAPRRLGEVPGYGCTADGAPCFIGCCALPSRGTVQR; via the coding sequence GTGGCACGGGCCGCCGACGCACTGCTGTTGCTGTCCTTCGGCGGCCCGGAGCGCCCCGAAGACGTGCTGCCGTTCCTGGAGAACGTCACCAGGGGCCGGGGCGTGCCGCGCGCACGGCTCGACGAGGTCGCCCAGCACTACCTGCATTTCGGCGGCGTCTCGCCGATCAACGCGCTCAACCGCGACATCATCGCGGCGGTCGAACGCGAATTGGCTGCGGCCGGTATCGATCTGCCGGTGTACTTCGGCAATCGGAACTGGACCCCGATGGTGGCGGACACCGTCGCGCGGATGGCCGCCGACGGTGTGCGCTCCGCGCTGGTGTTTCCGACCTCGGCCTGGGGCGGTTACTCGGGCTGTCTGCAGTACCACGAGGACATCGCCAGGGCGCGAACGGCTTTCGGCGACGGTGCGCCGGAGCTGGTGAAGCTGCGCCAGTACTTCGATCACCCGCTGCTGATCGCGGCCTTCGCCGACGCCGTCGCCGCGGCGCGGCAGGAGCTTCCGGCCGAGCGCCGCGCCGCGGCCCGGCTGGTCTTCACCGCGCACTCCATCCCGATCGCGGCCGATGCCGCCGCGGGTCCAGCCGCCGACGGCGGGCACCTGTACAGCCGTCAGGTCGCCGAGGCGGCCCGACTGGTCGCCGCCGCAACCGGTTTCACCGACTACGACGTGGTGTGGCAGTCCCGCTCCGGTCCGCCGCAGGTGCCATGGCTCGATCCCGACATCGTCGATCACCTCGACGAGCTGGGCGCCAAGCGGGTCGAGGCGGTCATCGTCTGCCCGGTCGGCTTCGTCTCCGATCACCTGGAGGTGATCTGGGATCTCGACAACGAGGCCGCGCAGAAGGCCGCCGAGCTCGGCATGGCCTTCGCGCGGGCGCGCACCCCGGGCACCGATCCCCGATTCGCGCGCCTGGTCGTCGAATTGCTCAGCGAGCACCTGGCCGACGCGGCCCCGCGGCGGCTCGGCGAGGTACCCGGTTACGGCTGTACGGCCGACGGCGCACCGTGCTTCATCGGGTGCTGTGCCCTCCCAAGTAGGGGCACCGTTCAGCGATGA
- the inhA gene encoding NADH-dependent enoyl-ACP reductase InhA — MGGLLEGKTILVTGIITDSSIAFHAAAVAQEQGAKVIITGIPERLRLIDRIAKRLPQEVPPAIPLDVTSEENLAELADKLRELAPEGIDGVLHSIAFAPRTLMGPEALPFLDGPGPDAAKAFEISAWSYASLARAVLPVMNERGSIVGMDFDPRTAMPFYNWMGVAKAALESVNRYVAREVGAAKKIRSNLIAAGPIKTLAAKAIAGTATDDAAKLNQLNEYWDGASPIGWDVDDPTVVAKSIVAMLSDWLPGTTASIIYVDGGASHNTWFPEDMSIN; from the coding sequence ATGGGCGGACTGCTCGAAGGCAAGACCATTCTGGTGACCGGCATCATCACCGACTCGTCGATCGCGTTCCACGCGGCCGCGGTCGCGCAGGAGCAGGGCGCGAAGGTGATCATCACCGGCATTCCGGAGCGGCTGCGGTTGATCGACCGCATCGCCAAGCGGCTGCCGCAGGAGGTCCCCCCGGCTATCCCGCTCGACGTCACCAGCGAGGAGAACCTCGCCGAGCTCGCGGACAAGCTGCGTGAGCTGGCTCCCGAGGGCATCGACGGCGTGTTGCACTCCATCGCGTTCGCGCCGCGCACCCTGATGGGCCCCGAGGCGCTGCCGTTCCTCGACGGTCCTGGCCCGGACGCGGCCAAGGCCTTCGAGATCTCGGCGTGGAGCTACGCCTCGCTGGCGCGCGCGGTGCTGCCGGTGATGAACGAGCGCGGCTCGATCGTCGGCATGGACTTCGATCCGCGCACCGCGATGCCGTTCTACAACTGGATGGGTGTGGCCAAGGCCGCGCTCGAGTCGGTGAACCGCTACGTCGCGCGAGAGGTGGGCGCGGCCAAGAAGATTCGCTCCAACCTGATCGCCGCGGGTCCGATCAAGACCCTCGCCGCCAAGGCCATCGCGGGCACCGCGACCGACGATGCCGCCAAGCTCAACCAGCTCAACGAGTACTGGGACGGCGCGTCGCCGATCGGCTGGGACGTCGACGACCCGACGGTCGTCGCCAAGTCGATCGTCGCGATGCTCTCGGACTGGCTGCCCGGCACCACCGCCTCGATCATCTACGTCGACGGCGGGGCCAGCCACAACACCTGGTTCCCCGAGGACATGTCGATCAACTGA
- the fabG1 gene encoding 3-oxoacyl-ACP reductase FabG1 yields MSNITSRSVLVTGGNRGIGLAVAQRLAADGHKVAVTHRGSGAPEGMLGVKCDVTDAESIDRAFTEVEEKQGPVEVLVANAGIVDNTLLMRMDEEQFTRVIDANLTGAFRCAKRANRAMLRAKFGRIIFLGSVVGLKGAPGQVNYAAAKAGLVGMARAITMEIGSRNITANVVAPGLIETDMTREEMTDEMRDLVLKYGIPAKRMGQPEEVAGAISFLASDDAGYITGAVIPVDGGFGMGH; encoded by the coding sequence ATGTCGAACATCACATCCCGGTCTGTCCTGGTCACCGGTGGTAACCGTGGCATCGGTCTCGCAGTCGCGCAGCGTTTGGCGGCCGACGGTCACAAGGTCGCCGTCACCCACCGCGGTTCCGGCGCGCCCGAGGGGATGCTCGGCGTGAAATGCGATGTGACGGACGCGGAATCGATCGACCGCGCCTTCACCGAGGTCGAGGAGAAGCAGGGCCCGGTCGAGGTGCTGGTGGCCAACGCGGGCATCGTCGACAACACGCTGCTGATGCGGATGGACGAGGAGCAGTTCACCCGCGTCATCGACGCCAACCTGACCGGCGCCTTCCGCTGCGCCAAGCGCGCCAACCGCGCGATGCTGCGCGCGAAGTTCGGCCGGATCATCTTCCTCGGCTCGGTGGTCGGCCTCAAGGGTGCGCCGGGGCAGGTCAACTACGCTGCGGCCAAGGCGGGCCTGGTCGGCATGGCGCGCGCGATCACCATGGAGATCGGCTCGCGCAACATCACCGCCAACGTCGTGGCGCCGGGCCTGATCGAGACCGATATGACCCGCGAAGAGATGACCGACGAAATGCGTGACCTGGTGCTGAAGTACGGCATCCCGGCCAAGCGGATGGGCCAGCCGGAGGAGGTCGCCGGGGCGATCAGCTTCCTGGCCTCCGACGACGCGGGCTACATCACCGGCGCGGTCATCCCGGTCGACGGCGGCTTCGGCATGGGCCACTAG
- a CDS encoding VWA domain-containing protein, with translation MSISHFTAALWLGFLAVLALIALGYVLVQRGKHKHMLRFSNMELLEKVAPARPSPLRHVPIALMLVGLVFLTIAAAGPTAVKKVARNRATVMLVMDVSLSMEATDVPPSRIEVAKKAGKEFVDGLPSGLNIGFITFAGTASVMVSPTTNHESVKAAIDNAKLAERTATGEGILTALNAIDTLASVLGGAQEPPPARIVLMSDGKQTVPAFEDVDNPRHEFVAARLAKNKNVPISTISYGTRWGKVSIPREDGSSDDVPVPVDDDAMRELARLSGGEFYTASTLQELSKVYDTLEQQIGFELTRGDASRPWLLLGLLITSAGVIAGLLYRQRLP, from the coding sequence GTGAGTATTTCGCATTTCACCGCGGCGCTCTGGCTCGGCTTCCTCGCCGTCCTCGCGCTGATCGCGCTGGGCTATGTCCTGGTACAGCGCGGCAAGCACAAGCACATGCTGCGGTTCAGCAACATGGAGCTGCTGGAGAAGGTCGCGCCCGCGCGTCCGAGTCCGTTACGGCACGTGCCGATCGCGCTGATGCTGGTCGGGTTGGTGTTCCTGACCATCGCGGCGGCCGGGCCGACGGCGGTGAAGAAGGTGGCCCGCAACCGCGCGACCGTCATGCTGGTGATGGACGTGTCGCTGTCGATGGAGGCGACCGACGTGCCACCGAGCCGGATCGAGGTCGCGAAGAAGGCGGGCAAGGAGTTCGTCGACGGCCTGCCCAGCGGACTCAACATCGGCTTCATCACCTTCGCGGGCACCGCATCGGTGATGGTCTCGCCGACGACCAACCACGAATCGGTGAAGGCCGCCATCGACAACGCCAAGCTGGCCGAGCGCACCGCGACCGGCGAGGGCATCCTCACCGCGCTCAACGCGATCGACACCCTCGCCTCGGTGCTCGGCGGCGCGCAGGAGCCGCCGCCGGCCCGGATCGTGCTGATGTCGGACGGCAAGCAGACCGTGCCCGCGTTCGAGGACGTGGACAACCCGCGGCACGAATTCGTCGCCGCGCGACTGGCGAAGAACAAGAACGTCCCGATCTCGACGATCTCCTACGGCACCCGGTGGGGCAAGGTCAGCATCCCGCGCGAGGACGGGTCCAGCGACGACGTGCCGGTGCCGGTCGACGACGACGCGATGCGCGAGCTCGCGCGGCTGTCCGGCGGCGAGTTCTACACCGCGTCCACGCTGCAGGAACTGAGCAAGGTGTACGACACCCTCGAGCAGCAGATCGGTTTCGAGCTGACCAGGGGCGACGCGAGCAGGCCGTGGTTGCTGCTCGGCCTGCTGATCACCTCCGCCGGTGTGATCGCCGGGCTGCTGTACCGCCAGCGCCTGCCCTAG
- a CDS encoding DUF58 domain-containing protein, with protein MTAAQEPLPRVATSPHAPPSFQAGELTDPRLSAALKTLELTVRRRLDGVLHGDHLGLIPGPGSEPGEARTYQPGDDVRQMDWSVTARTTHPHVRQMIADRELETWMVVDLSASLDFGTALCQKRDLAIAAAAAITHLTSGGGNRIGAVVATGERLVRVPARSGRVHAQSLLRSIATTPHARDGVRGDLRGGIESLRRPQRKRGLAVIISDFLGDIDWQRSLRAISARHDLLAVEIIDPRDLALPDIGDVVLHDPETGRTREFSVTPTLRADFAAAAQRHRTQVEQALRSCGAPVLTLHTDRDWIADVVRFVSTRRHSLGAPSGRVPRQ; from the coding sequence GTGACCGCGGCGCAAGAACCGCTGCCCCGCGTGGCCACGTCGCCGCACGCGCCGCCCTCGTTCCAGGCTGGTGAGCTGACCGACCCTCGGTTGTCCGCGGCGCTGAAGACACTCGAGCTGACGGTGCGCCGCAGGCTCGACGGCGTACTGCACGGTGACCATCTCGGGCTCATTCCCGGCCCGGGTTCGGAGCCGGGCGAGGCGCGCACCTACCAGCCGGGTGACGATGTGCGGCAGATGGATTGGTCGGTCACCGCCCGCACCACCCACCCGCACGTGCGGCAGATGATCGCCGACCGCGAGCTGGAGACCTGGATGGTCGTCGACCTCTCGGCGAGCCTGGACTTCGGCACCGCGCTGTGCCAGAAGCGGGACCTGGCGATCGCCGCCGCGGCCGCCATCACCCATCTCACCAGCGGCGGCGGCAACCGGATCGGCGCGGTCGTCGCCACCGGCGAGCGGCTGGTCCGGGTACCAGCGCGCAGCGGTCGGGTGCACGCGCAGTCGCTGCTGCGCAGCATCGCGACCACGCCGCACGCGCGTGACGGGGTGCGCGGCGATCTGCGCGGCGGCATCGAGTCGCTGCGCAGGCCGCAGCGCAAACGCGGCCTCGCGGTGATCATCAGCGACTTCCTCGGCGACATCGACTGGCAGCGCTCGCTGCGTGCCATCTCCGCGCGCCACGACCTGCTCGCGGTCGAGATCATCGATCCGCGCGATCTGGCGCTGCCCGATATCGGCGATGTCGTGCTGCACGACCCCGAGACCGGGCGCACCCGCGAGTTCAGCGTGACGCCCACGCTGCGCGCGGATTTCGCGGCCGCGGCCCAGCGCCACCGCACCCAGGTCGAACAGGCCCTGCGCAGCTGCGGCGCGCCGGTCCTGACCCTGCACACCGATAGGGACTGGATCGCCGACGTGGTCCGGTTCGTGTCCACCCGGCGCCACAGCCTCGGCGCCCCGAGCGGGCGGGTCCCACGTCAGTGA